Proteins found in one Seonamhaeicola sp. S2-3 genomic segment:
- a CDS encoding DNA cytosine methyltransferase, whose translation MQSLTTETVNLSVVEEPQLAVKFYSKPKANKKEQKRKSTLNMLSLFSGCGGMDLGFEGDFSVLKSSVNEILNPDFISEELDNNFVKLSKTRFKTVFANDILKDARNAWVNYFSKRGHNAELYQTDSIVDLVKLHQNGTKVFPKNIDIVTGGFPCQDFSIAGKRNGFNSHKNHKGELNTETCATEETRGQLYMWMKQVIEITQPKIFIAENVKGLVNLSNVKDIIQNDFSSAGDNGYLVLNPRVLHAADYGVPQSRERVFFIGIKKSALKKSALEQLEREYISDKYNPYPRPTHAYTTDGEDLKRHVDLKELFVNLEEPENSKDLSQKFYSKAKFMGKHCQGQIEIKLDGISPTIRAEHHGNIEFRRLSKKNGGILTDELSKGLKERRLTPRECALIQTFPPDYEFVIPNKNGRKGSYLVSPSKAYKVIGNAVPPLLAYNLAKRIEDVWDLYFKK comes from the coding sequence ATGCAATCATTAACAACTGAAACAGTAAATTTAAGCGTAGTTGAAGAACCTCAATTAGCAGTAAAGTTTTACTCTAAACCAAAAGCCAATAAAAAAGAACAAAAGAGAAAATCAACATTAAATATGCTTTCTTTATTTTCTGGTTGTGGCGGAATGGATTTAGGTTTTGAAGGAGATTTTTCTGTTTTAAAATCATCTGTAAACGAGATTTTAAATCCTGACTTTATAAGTGAAGAACTTGATAATAACTTCGTTAAACTTTCAAAAACACGTTTTAAAACAGTTTTTGCAAATGACATTTTAAAAGATGCACGAAACGCTTGGGTAAACTATTTTTCAAAAAGAGGACACAACGCAGAACTCTACCAAACTGACAGCATTGTTGATTTAGTAAAATTACACCAAAACGGAACAAAGGTTTTTCCGAAAAATATAGACATCGTAACTGGTGGTTTCCCTTGTCAAGATTTTAGTATTGCCGGAAAAAGAAACGGATTTAATTCACATAAAAACCATAAAGGAGAACTAAATACAGAAACTTGTGCAACAGAAGAAACTCGTGGGCAACTTTATATGTGGATGAAACAAGTTATAGAAATAACTCAACCTAAAATTTTTATTGCAGAAAATGTCAAAGGTTTAGTAAATCTTTCAAACGTCAAAGACATTATTCAAAATGATTTCTCTTCAGCTGGAGATAATGGATATTTAGTTTTAAATCCTCGTGTTTTACACGCAGCAGATTATGGTGTTCCGCAATCAAGGGAACGAGTCTTCTTTATTGGTATAAAAAAATCTGCATTAAAAAAATCCGCTCTTGAACAATTAGAAAGAGAATACATTTCAGATAAATACAATCCGTATCCTAGACCAACTCACGCTTACACAACTGACGGAGAAGATTTAAAACGTCATGTAGATTTAAAAGAACTTTTCGTAAATTTAGAAGAGCCTGAAAACTCAAAAGATTTATCTCAAAAATTTTACTCAAAAGCAAAATTTATGGGTAAGCATTGCCAAGGACAAATAGAGATAAAGTTAGATGGAATAAGTCCAACAATTAGGGCAGAACATCACGGAAATATAGAGTTTAGAAGATTATCTAAAAAAAACGGTGGAATTTTAACAGATGAACTTTCTAAAGGGCTGAAGGAAAGGCGTTTGACCCCTAGAGAGTGTGCGCTAATACAAACTTTTCCACCTGATTATGAATTTGTAATACCTAATAAAAACGGTCGTAAAGGTTCCTATTTAGTAAGTCCATCAAAAGCTTATAAAGTAATTGGTAATGCGGTTCCACCACTACTCGCTTACAATTTAGCAAAAAGAATAGAAGATGTTTGGGATTTATATTTTAAAAAATAA
- a CDS encoding helix-turn-helix domain-containing protein produces METIGQILRNKRQALGLLLRQVSAYVDIDQAILSKIERNERKPTKEMLEKLAEILKLDKDELLVQFISDKIAYEIADEDCASKVLKVAEKKIKYLKSHPIQN; encoded by the coding sequence ATGGAAACAATCGGACAAATTTTACGAAATAAAAGACAAGCTCTCGGACTTCTTTTAAGACAAGTTTCTGCTTATGTCGATATCGATCAAGCTATTTTGAGTAAAATCGAAAGAAATGAGCGAAAACCAACAAAAGAAATGTTGGAGAAACTTGCAGAAATCTTAAAACTTGATAAAGACGAGCTTTTAGTACAATTTATAAGCGATAAAATTGCTTATGAAATAGCAGACGAAGATTGTGCAAGTAAAGTGCTAAAAGTTGCGGAGAAAAAAATCAAATATTTAAAATCACACCCAATACAAAACTAA
- a CDS encoding SRPBCC domain-containing protein: MENQVGKTKDVGFQFGIRKTFSVSTEKVWDFLFSENGLKIWLGNLKNELVIKKEYETENGITGLVRVFKANSHIRLNWKPKNWENMSTIQIRVIGNQEKTTVAIHHEKLLNAEQRAEMKEHWNGIMNKIGTEIKKPAGNNVYKK, from the coding sequence ATGGAAAATCAAGTCGGGAAAACCAAAGATGTAGGATTTCAATTTGGAATAAGGAAAACCTTTTCTGTTTCGACTGAGAAAGTTTGGGACTTTTTATTTTCCGAGAATGGACTAAAAATTTGGTTAGGCAATTTGAAAAATGAACTTGTAATTAAAAAAGAATACGAAACTGAAAATGGCATAACAGGACTTGTTCGTGTTTTTAAAGCAAATTCCCATATTCGACTGAATTGGAAACCGAAAAATTGGGAAAATATGTCAACAATTCAAATTAGAGTAATTGGAAATCAAGAAAAGACAACAGTTGCAATTCACCACGAGAAATTATTGAATGCTGAACAGAGAGCAGAAATGAAAGAACATTGGAACGGAATAATGAACAAAATAGGAACTGAAATAAAAAAGCCAGCAGGTAACAATGTATATAAAAAATAG
- a CDS encoding RidA family protein — protein MENKIEHINPNGLIKNPAFSQIITTEGNGKTIYIGGQNAVNGNGEIVGKNDILQQTEQVMKNLEIALKSCGVNFESLVKLNIHIVQGQNAYGAFQVSQKFLGQNPNPPIITVLYVAGLINPEFLLEIDAIAFKPEK, from the coding sequence ATGGAGAATAAAATAGAACATATAAATCCAAATGGACTAATAAAAAATCCTGCATTTTCTCAAATTATAACGACTGAAGGAAACGGAAAGACAATTTATATCGGTGGACAAAATGCAGTAAACGGAAATGGAGAAATTGTAGGGAAAAATGATATTTTACAACAAACCGAGCAAGTAATGAAAAACCTTGAAATTGCTCTTAAATCTTGTGGAGTAAATTTTGAGAGTTTAGTGAAATTAAACATTCACATTGTTCAAGGACAGAATGCTTATGGTGCATTTCAAGTTTCACAGAAATTTTTAGGACAAAACCCAAACCCACCGATTATTACAGTTTTGTATGTTGCAGGACTAATAAATCCCGAATTTTTACTTGAAATTGATGCTATCGCATTTAAACCTGAAAAATAA
- a CDS encoding esterase-like activity of phytase family protein: MKKITLLASLTLAVITTCFSQDPLQHLASYSTNTEGSAETVAYDAANQQAFFTNSSTNSFTIVDISSPNSPVLVKTVDLSSYGAGPNSIAIHGSVVAVAVEDAIKQNNGKVVFFNLNGVYQNQITAGALPDMLTFTPDGTKVIVANEGEPSDDYLTDPEGSITVIDLSAGVMSATATSINFNGYDDKKESLKNKGIRIFGNNGAATVSQDLEPEYITVLDDGSKAYVSCQENNALAVVDLTTNTILDILPLGYKNHLLGTPTVTSYIVNELEENWPALGTPVYDGGQPTVMLGGFSGLFYDEANSTATDYVFYAIPDRGPNDATTSKNDVTPAASQNLRPFKLPNYQGRIAKFTLNKTTGDITLNQQILLTRKDGTTPITGKGNIPGIDEVPVTYTDAATAYTNADYVGTDSEEYHALPYDEYGGDFEGILIDKDGYFWMCDEYRPAIYKFQANGTLVERYVPSGTSLLGDTPQPEGTYGAETLPEVYALRRANRGFEAIAYDEVNHIIYAFIQSPIENPSSAVRNNSDVIRILGINANTGAPVSEYVYLLERNKDAGYASSRVDKIGDAVYTGNGKFLVIERDSEGPDAEYGKKYVFEIDINYATNVLNYTLSGSKELEEMSADEILAEGIIVSHKNKVVNLPSIGYKSSDKAEGIALLPNNEIAIINDNDFGLAGAGITDSSVLGIISFANDYGFDASNKDGKIDIKSHPTLGVYMPDAIASYNVNGLNYIVTANEGDSRDYDGYSEEDRVKDLTLNTAAGYYPDATTLQEDENLGRLKTTYADGDYNNDGTYEQIYSYGARSFSIFDQYGNIVFDSADQFGQTIAVEEPSLFNQDEEEFDGRSDDKGGEPEAIAIGTINGKTYAFIGLERQSSILMYDITNPKDVEFITYYKHNSTIGDVAPEIIKFIPASQSPNSKNLLLVGYEVSGSLAIIQVDDTALSVSEVVTKNNFKMYPNPVIDTTLKFNKTLSGAVYNLNGQEVKTFNNKTAINVSKLAAGVYIVKTKTHGVKRFLKL, from the coding sequence ATGAAAAAAATTACACTTTTGGCTAGTTTAACACTAGCTGTTATCACAACATGTTTCAGTCAAGATCCGCTTCAGCATTTAGCAAGTTATTCTACAAATACTGAAGGTTCTGCAGAAACCGTAGCTTATGATGCTGCAAACCAACAAGCATTTTTTACCAACTCATCTACCAACTCTTTCACTATTGTAGATATTAGTTCGCCTAATTCACCTGTTTTAGTTAAAACGGTTGATTTGTCATCATACGGAGCAGGGCCAAACTCCATTGCAATTCATGGGAGTGTTGTAGCTGTAGCTGTAGAAGATGCTATAAAACAAAACAACGGAAAAGTTGTGTTTTTCAATTTAAACGGTGTATATCAAAACCAAATAACAGCAGGTGCTTTACCAGATATGCTAACCTTTACGCCAGATGGTACTAAAGTTATTGTAGCTAATGAAGGAGAGCCATCAGACGATTATTTAACAGATCCAGAAGGCTCTATTACTGTAATAGACTTAAGTGCAGGGGTTATGTCGGCTACTGCAACTTCAATTAATTTTAATGGTTATGATGACAAAAAAGAATCATTAAAAAACAAAGGCATTCGTATTTTTGGTAACAATGGTGCGGCTACAGTATCTCAAGATTTAGAACCAGAATATATCACCGTTTTAGATGATGGTTCTAAAGCCTATGTTAGTTGTCAAGAAAACAACGCACTTGCGGTGGTAGATTTAACAACAAATACCATTTTAGATATTCTTCCGTTAGGATATAAAAATCATTTATTAGGAACACCAACAGTAACTAGTTATATTGTAAATGAATTAGAAGAAAACTGGCCAGCATTAGGAACACCAGTTTATGATGGCGGACAGCCAACCGTTATGCTTGGTGGTTTCTCAGGGCTTTTTTATGATGAAGCAAATTCTACTGCAACAGATTATGTATTTTACGCCATACCAGATAGAGGGCCTAATGATGCTACAACTAGTAAAAATGATGTCACTCCTGCAGCATCTCAAAATTTACGTCCGTTTAAATTGCCAAATTATCAAGGTAGAATTGCCAAATTCACTTTAAATAAAACAACAGGAGATATAACTTTAAACCAACAAATTTTATTAACCAGAAAAGATGGAACCACACCAATTACGGGTAAAGGAAATATCCCTGGAATTGATGAAGTTCCTGTAACTTATACCGATGCTGCTACGGCTTATACTAACGCCGACTATGTTGGTACAGATTCTGAAGAATATCACGCTTTACCATACGATGAATACGGTGGAGATTTTGAAGGTATTTTAATTGATAAAGATGGTTATTTCTGGATGTGTGATGAGTACAGACCTGCAATCTATAAGTTTCAAGCTAACGGAACTTTGGTAGAACGTTATGTGCCATCAGGAACATCGTTACTTGGAGATACGCCACAACCAGAGGGGACTTACGGTGCCGAAACCCTGCCAGAAGTGTATGCATTACGTCGTGCTAATCGTGGGTTTGAAGCTATTGCTTATGATGAAGTAAACCACATTATTTATGCGTTTATTCAATCGCCAATCGAAAACCCTTCAAGTGCGGTTAGAAATAATTCTGATGTGATTAGAATTTTAGGAATCAATGCCAATACAGGGGCTCCTGTTTCAGAATATGTTTATCTTTTAGAAAGAAATAAAGATGCTGGTTATGCGTCTTCTAGAGTTGATAAAATTGGTGATGCTGTTTACACAGGTAACGGTAAATTTTTAGTTATTGAAAGAGATTCTGAAGGTCCAGATGCCGAATACGGTAAAAAATACGTTTTTGAAATTGATATTAACTATGCTACCAACGTTTTAAATTATACGCTTTCTGGTTCTAAAGAATTAGAAGAAATGAGTGCTGATGAAATTTTAGCAGAAGGTATTATAGTTTCGCATAAAAATAAAGTGGTAAACTTACCTTCAATTGGTTATAAATCTTCCGATAAAGCCGAAGGTATTGCATTGTTGCCAAACAATGAAATTGCCATAATAAATGATAACGATTTTGGTTTAGCTGGTGCAGGAATTACAGACAGCAGTGTGTTAGGTATTATTTCTTTTGCTAACGATTATGGTTTTGATGCTTCAAACAAAGACGGAAAAATTGATATTAAATCACATCCAACATTAGGTGTTTATATGCCAGATGCTATTGCGTCATATAATGTAAATGGCTTAAACTATATTGTTACAGCAAATGAAGGAGATTCTAGAGATTACGATGGGTATTCTGAAGAAGATCGTGTAAAAGATTTAACTTTAAACACCGCTGCTGGCTATTATCCAGATGCTACAACACTTCAAGAAGACGAAAACTTAGGTAGATTAAAAACAACCTATGCCGATGGCGATTATAATAACGATGGAACTTATGAGCAAATTTACTCATATGGGGCACGTTCGTTTTCAATTTTTGATCAGTATGGTAATATTGTTTTTGATAGTGCAGATCAATTTGGGCAAACTATTGCTGTAGAAGAGCCTAGTTTATTTAATCAAGATGAAGAAGAATTTGATGGAAGATCTGATGATAAAGGAGGAGAACCAGAAGCAATAGCAATAGGAACCATTAATGGTAAAACATATGCTTTTATTGGTTTAGAAAGACAAAGTTCTATTTTAATGTATGATATTACTAACCCTAAAGATGTAGAGTTTATTACCTATTATAAACACAATAGTACAATAGGCGATGTTGCGCCAGAAATTATTAAGTTTATTCCAGCTTCACAGAGTCCTAACTCTAAAAATTTACTTTTAGTAGGTTATGAAGTAAGTGGCTCTTTAGCAATTATTCAGGTAGATGATACCGCATTAAGTGTTAGTGAAGTTGTTACTAAAAACAATTTTAAAATGTATCCTAATCCAGTAATTGATACTACTTTAAAGTTTAATAAAACGCTTTCTGGAGCTGTTTATAACTTAAACGGCCAAGAAGTAAAAACCTTTAACAATAAAACAGCTATAAATGTTTCTAAATTAGCAGCTGGTGTTTACATTGTAAAAACTAAAACACATGGAGTTAAGCGTTTTTTAAAATTGTAA
- a CDS encoding universal stress protein, whose amino-acid sequence MKKILVPTDFSSQSENALKVAAQLARKFNCEIYLLHMLEMPLQKVDPLNSYSDLPEAVYFMKLAQQKFETLLEKDYLKDLIVHEAVDFHEIFKGVYKACKKFEIDLVVMGSHGASGFKELLIGSNTEKVVRTSEVPVLVIKKEHNVFNVEQFVFASDFKEESKVPFLKALKFAALFETEIHLLMVVTANKFVTTAEAKERIQGFLDAVTPNYCSIHIYNDISIESGVMNFSQSIEADLIGMSTHGRQGISHFFNGSISEDLVNHARRPVITFKI is encoded by the coding sequence ATGAAAAAAATACTTGTTCCAACAGATTTTTCTAGTCAGTCTGAAAACGCTTTAAAAGTTGCTGCCCAATTGGCAAGAAAATTTAATTGCGAAATTTATTTACTGCACATGCTAGAAATGCCCTTACAAAAAGTAGATCCTTTAAATTCATATAGCGATTTGCCTGAAGCAGTTTACTTTATGAAATTGGCTCAACAAAAATTTGAAACTCTTTTAGAAAAAGACTATTTAAAAGATTTAATTGTGCATGAAGCTGTAGATTTTCATGAAATTTTTAAAGGTGTTTATAAAGCTTGTAAAAAGTTTGAAATTGATTTAGTGGTAATGGGATCTCATGGGGCAAGTGGTTTTAAGGAACTTTTAATTGGAAGTAATACCGAAAAAGTTGTTAGAACCTCTGAAGTACCTGTTCTTGTAATTAAAAAAGAACACAATGTTTTTAATGTAGAACAATTTGTATTTGCATCAGACTTTAAAGAAGAATCTAAAGTGCCTTTTTTAAAGGCATTAAAATTTGCAGCACTTTTTGAGACCGAAATTCATCTTTTAATGGTAGTTACGGCTAATAAATTTGTAACTACTGCCGAAGCAAAAGAACGCATTCAAGGATTTTTAGATGCTGTAACCCCTAATTATTGCTCTATTCATATTTATAATGACATTAGTATTGAAAGCGGTGTTATGAATTTTTCGCAATCTATAGAAGCCGACTTAATTGGCATGAGCACCCATGGCCGACAAGGTATTTCGCATTTTTTTAATGGTAGTATTAGCGAAGATTTGGTAAATCATGCAAGACGACCTGTAATTACTTTTAAAATTTAA
- the rimP gene encoding ribosome assembly cofactor RimP, giving the protein MFKTTVENLLEAALKDRPDLFLIDFSIQGDNQIKVVIDGDNGVLVEDCIFISRAIEHNLDREEQDFSLDVMSAGATSPLVNKRQYKRHLNRALKVKTASDKFEGTLVNATDESITLQWKVREPKPIGKGKVTVIKEANIAYEDIVEAKVMIKF; this is encoded by the coding sequence ATGTTTAAAACTACGGTTGAAAATTTATTAGAGGCTGCTTTAAAAGACAGACCAGATTTATTTCTTATAGATTTTTCTATTCAAGGAGATAACCAAATTAAAGTAGTGATAGATGGTGATAATGGAGTGTTAGTTGAAGACTGCATTTTTATTAGTAGAGCAATAGAACATAACTTAGATAGAGAAGAACAAGATTTTTCTTTAGATGTAATGTCTGCTGGAGCCACATCACCTTTAGTAAATAAACGCCAATATAAAAGGCATTTAAATAGAGCGCTTAAAGTAAAAACAGCGTCTGATAAATTTGAAGGAACACTTGTAAACGCAACAGACGAAAGTATTACTTTACAGTGGAAAGTTAGAGAACCTAAACCAATAGGTAAAGGCAAAGTAACTGTAATAAAAGAAGCGAATATCGCTTATGAAGATATTGTAGAAGCAAAAGTTATGATTAAATTTTAA